Part of the Onthophagus taurus isolate NC chromosome 11, IU_Otau_3.0, whole genome shotgun sequence genome is shown below.
aatattcattgcTCATAATTTCAAATGATTAGATTCTGCCACCAAGGTTAATGaagacaatttttaatattatcttaatttattctaatatactcttaatttttgttcttcgaaaattttCCACCTCTAATCTAATAATATTCATCTCTAATACCGAGCATATGATGCAGTAGTTACTTACTTACTAAAATAAATCCAACCCACTCTTTCCTTTATCATATAATTACTTGCAGAAGACTTAAAGAAAATGTGTTAAGTCTGCAGGTAGAAAGAATTATTATAACGCAGGTTGATGGCGGCAATGAAGTTCGCAAATAACATAGAGAAgtggaaaaattttgtttcaaataggCACTGGTAAATAGAGAACTAGAAGGGAGAACCTCAACATCTACAGGTATAAATAGGATTGATTATAACGTTGATGCCGATGATTAAAAGAAACTTGGTTAACACGGATTGTGatgcctcggtcgcaagcaacctcaacttattaaagtaattaagaaatttacatCATATCTTACATTCTCTCGGCTAATATTAAAAAGGGATAATGCATAATTTGATTTGATAAAGTTGAGGTTGTTTGCGACCGAGGAGCTGCAATTGATCCTATTAAAACACACGGATTGTAATGTCTCGGCCGTCAGTGACCTTGGATTAATAAAGTacgtaaataaacaaaattaccaGTTAATTGATTTGAACTATACCCTGTTCCTTGAATCCCATTATAAATCGGTATTATAtccaataaaattagtttGCAAAGAGCTCTTCCTTCCCAATAATTATACgattgatttaaatatttattggtaGTTTCTTGAAAAACGGCCCTATTTAATTGTTGGTAATAAACGGTTTTGTAATCTAAATCGCAATTTTCATATCCCAACGGAGGAGTGTAAGAAACTTTCATTTCCGTATCGGTTACttctattaaaatattttgaaccGATCCAATTGGtcctaaaaaaagaaattgtttataacatatttaataaatctaataaTCGAAATAGCTACCAGTACAAAGAGCTTCATCATTTTCCacccaattttttttcaaccaagatttattttctttttgatccGGCGGTGTAAGATCTAAAATAAatggtaattaattaaattaagaaatttttgtgTAGTTTCGTAACAAACCGCCgctaattttttcgaaaagaaaaattaaattaaccagGATTATAAACGATCTCATTGTAATGTACTAAGtaaatcttaaataattttggaatttttataacaaatttttagagATGATAGATTATTTATAAGAGGTTTTAAGATAagatacttaaaaataaaatcaatgagTCAATAAAATTGTTGGAATTATCAATATAAACACATCATTTCAAGTactaaataaactttattatcaatttatt
Proteins encoded:
- the LOC111420757 gene encoding uncharacterized protein; protein product: MRSFIILVNLIFLFEKISGDLTPPDQKENKSWLKKNWVENDEALCTGPIGSVQNILIEVTDTEMKVSYTPPLGYENCDLDYKTVYYQQLNRAVFQETTNKYLNQSYNYWEGRALCKLILLDIIPIYNGIQGTGYSSNQLTDKFDPHIDIGPIRNLRLTVTNTLHIKWWTPIDYDTCAFVFFIEIKDINTEERLHYGSMQGFEYIYDYSADNNYCKEVEIIVESEYRGVSGGFVSARTRLGPAPFGSC